In the Rhizobium sp. CB3090 genome, one interval contains:
- a CDS encoding F0F1 ATP synthase subunit A, translating to MANGPTHQFLIFKIIPIDIGGIDFSFTNASLFMVASAVISAGFLYFATSPRSVIPSRAQSVAEMAYEFIASMLKEGAGTKGMQFFPLVFSLFMFVLTANLLGLVPYFFTVTAQIIVTFALALLVILTVIIYGAIKHGFGFLKLFVPQGVPGILLPLVVGIEIISFLSRPVSLSVRLFANMLAGHITLKVFAGFVASLGALGALGIGGAILPLAMTVALTALELLVAFLQAYVFAVLTCMYINDAIHPGGH from the coding sequence GTGGCAAACGGACCTACCCATCAGTTCCTGATCTTCAAGATTATCCCGATCGATATCGGCGGAATTGATTTTTCGTTCACCAACGCATCCTTGTTCATGGTTGCCTCTGCAGTGATCTCTGCCGGATTCCTTTATTTTGCCACCTCGCCCCGCAGCGTCATTCCGAGCCGCGCCCAATCGGTGGCGGAGATGGCTTACGAGTTCATCGCCTCGATGCTGAAAGAAGGGGCGGGAACCAAGGGGATGCAGTTCTTCCCGCTGGTCTTCTCGCTCTTCATGTTCGTGCTGACGGCCAACCTGCTCGGCTTGGTCCCCTATTTCTTCACCGTCACTGCTCAGATCATCGTTACTTTCGCGCTGGCGCTTCTGGTTATTCTGACGGTCATTATCTACGGCGCCATCAAGCATGGCTTCGGCTTCTTGAAGCTCTTCGTGCCGCAAGGTGTGCCCGGCATTCTGTTGCCGCTGGTGGTGGGGATCGAAATCATATCCTTCCTGTCCCGGCCGGTTTCACTCTCCGTTCGTCTTTTCGCCAACATGCTGGCAGGCCATATCACGCTCAAGGTGTTCGCAGGCTTCGTTGCCTCGCTCGGAGCCCTTGGCGCCCTTGGCATCGGCGGCGCTATTCTTCCCTTGGCTATGACGGTCGCCCTGACCGCTCTCGAGCTACTCGTCGCCTTCCTTCAGGCTTACGTCTTTGCGGTGCTGACTTGCATGTACATCAATGACGCAATCCACCCGGGTGGCCACTAA
- a CDS encoding cell wall hydrolase has protein sequence MPCPRRVPRKFGLLPKNWTSPAVFGLCAWLIFPSAVAYADLAGLLAGIDRGSSNWRMVITNSPAGSTHQAELAFGDASTATAIGDGGLVLPDGRRVAFLSQQKGSDPKPDEERINRQDKKGRVVAVAPMQPPKDFSAGSVLQRDSLLLRPELDTKDKTAFLKPKIGGKEIQIATAFYRKEPPKPDNSVPSYLASLVTSQDADVLAAAYASPPPDYARVSPFDSILAKDQDNQGRFVPQIGPEDHAWAANVLPPSVFSSDEQQCLATGIYFEARGESVKGQAAVAQVILNRVRNPAYPKTICGVVYQNDDWHNACQFSFACDNVKDRVNSPEHWKIARQVAMAVTAGKIWLPEVGSATHYHAVYVRPKWAAEMVKVGRIGMHIFYRTYGGGWS, from the coding sequence GTGCCTTGTCCGCGTCGTGTCCCTCGCAAATTTGGTCTTTTGCCGAAAAACTGGACTTCGCCAGCCGTCTTCGGGCTTTGCGCATGGCTGATCTTTCCTTCGGCGGTGGCCTATGCCGATCTTGCCGGTCTACTGGCGGGCATCGATAGGGGGAGTAGCAACTGGCGCATGGTCATCACCAATTCGCCGGCGGGTTCGACACATCAGGCCGAGCTTGCCTTCGGCGACGCGTCGACCGCTACTGCCATTGGCGACGGCGGTCTCGTCCTGCCTGATGGCCGCCGCGTTGCCTTCCTGTCGCAGCAAAAGGGCAGCGATCCCAAGCCGGACGAAGAGCGCATCAATCGCCAGGACAAGAAGGGCAGGGTGGTCGCCGTTGCGCCGATGCAGCCGCCCAAGGACTTTTCCGCCGGCTCTGTGCTGCAACGCGACAGCCTGTTGCTCCGCCCCGAACTGGATACCAAGGACAAGACGGCTTTCCTGAAGCCGAAGATCGGCGGCAAGGAAATTCAGATTGCCACGGCCTTCTATCGGAAGGAGCCGCCGAAACCCGACAACAGCGTGCCGTCTTATCTTGCGAGCCTGGTAACAAGCCAGGATGCCGATGTCCTCGCCGCCGCCTATGCATCGCCGCCGCCGGACTATGCCCGCGTCTCGCCCTTCGATTCGATCCTCGCCAAGGATCAGGACAATCAGGGCCGCTTCGTGCCGCAGATCGGTCCTGAGGATCATGCCTGGGCCGCGAATGTCCTGCCGCCTTCGGTCTTTTCCTCCGACGAACAGCAATGCCTCGCCACGGGTATCTATTTTGAAGCGCGCGGGGAATCGGTAAAGGGGCAGGCGGCCGTCGCACAGGTCATCCTCAACCGCGTTCGCAATCCGGCCTATCCGAAAACCATCTGCGGCGTCGTCTATCAGAACGACGACTGGCATAATGCATGCCAGTTTTCCTTTGCCTGCGACAACGTCAAGGATCGGGTCAACTCGCCTGAACATTGGAAGATCGCCCGCCAGGTCGCCATGGCCGTGACCGCCGGCAAGATCTGGCTGCCGGAAGTCGGTTCGGCCACGCATTATCATGCCGTCTACGTCCGGCCGAAATGGGCGGCCGAGATGGTAAAGGTCGGCCGTATCGGCATGCATATCTTCTATCGTACCTATGGCGGCGGTTGGAGCTGA
- a CDS encoding F0F1 ATP synthase subunit B produces the protein MFVTPAYAEEAPPAAGAVHTETGAPDQGHHAGVFPPFDHTTYPSQLLWLVITFVIFYVTMQKIVIPRVGGILESRHDRIAQDIDEASRLKAEADAAVATYESELAAARAKANSIGATARDAAKAKAEEDRKTIEASLSEKLKAAEVRIAEIKAKAFGDVGAIAEETAAAVVEQLVGNVAGQADVVSAVAEASAKREG, from the coding sequence ATGTTTGTGACCCCGGCTTATGCTGAAGAAGCACCGCCGGCAGCCGGCGCGGTGCATACGGAGACGGGTGCGCCCGATCAGGGCCATCACGCAGGCGTATTCCCGCCGTTTGACCATACGACGTATCCGTCACAGCTCCTTTGGCTGGTGATCACCTTTGTCATCTTCTACGTGACCATGCAGAAGATCGTCATTCCACGTGTCGGCGGCATTCTGGAAAGCCGGCACGATCGCATCGCTCAGGATATCGATGAAGCCTCGCGTCTGAAGGCCGAAGCCGATGCTGCTGTTGCGACCTATGAAAGCGAATTGGCCGCGGCGCGCGCCAAGGCGAATTCGATCGGTGCAACCGCCCGCGATGCCGCCAAGGCAAAGGCTGAGGAAGATCGCAAGACGATTGAAGCAAGCCTTTCCGAGAAGCTGAAGGCCGCTGAGGTGCGTATCGCCGAGATCAAGGCGAAAGCCTTTGGCGATGTCGGTGCCATTGCCGAAGAAACCGCCGCTGCCGTTGTCGAGCAGCTCGTTGGCAATGTTGCGGGCCAGGCAGACGTCGTTTCGGCTGTTGCCGAAGCATCCGCCAAGCGGGAGGGTTGA
- a CDS encoding AtpZ/AtpI family protein, whose protein sequence is MVDDRDEGLEKRREQLGADLASKRSALGEDERGEVRAEESRKGYAEAMKLSSEFIAAIIVGAVLGYMFDRFVGTTPWGMIIFLLLGFCAGVLNVLRSAGKVATPMLEKHGLDKK, encoded by the coding sequence ATGGTGGATGACCGCGACGAAGGTCTGGAAAAGCGACGGGAGCAATTGGGAGCCGATCTGGCGAGCAAGCGTTCTGCGTTGGGAGAGGATGAACGAGGGGAGGTTCGCGCCGAGGAGAGCCGCAAAGGCTATGCCGAGGCGATGAAGCTTTCTAGCGAATTCATTGCTGCCATCATCGTCGGCGCTGTTCTGGGCTATATGTTCGACCGTTTTGTCGGCACGACGCCGTGGGGCATGATTATTTTTCTGCTTCTGGGATTTTGTGCCGGCGTTCTGAATGTTCTGCGCTCTGCGGGCAAGGTGGCGACACCTATGCTCGAGAAGCACGGGCTTGATAAGAAGTGA
- a CDS encoding F0F1 ATP synthase subunit C, with translation MEAEAAKFIGAGLACFGMAGTALGLGNIFGSYLSGALRNPSAADSQFGRLVFGFAVTEALGIFSLLIALLLLFAV, from the coding sequence ATGGAAGCGGAAGCAGCAAAGTTCATCGGCGCAGGTCTGGCTTGCTTTGGTATGGCCGGTACGGCTCTCGGCCTCGGCAACATCTTCGGCAGCTACCTGTCCGGCGCACTTCGCAATCCGTCTGCCGCTGACAGCCAGTTCGGCCGTCTGGTATTCGGTTTCGCCGTTACGGAAGCTCTGGGCATCTTCTCGCTGCTCATCGCTCTCCTTCTGCTCTTCGCCGTCTGA